DNA from Brassica napus cultivar Da-Ae chromosome C4, Da-Ae, whole genome shotgun sequence:
atgatCTTCATTCTGTTTGAGTAGTGTTGATAGGTTTTATTGCATCCATGCATTCGATTGAAAGTAGGTAGAATTCGTCTCTCCACCGTAAATTTGCTGAATGTACCATTACTGTCACGCAAACCCGAAGCAACAGCATCTAAAAGTAAAttgatcaaatttttattttcttcaggaCTCCATTGAATATATGAACCTTTTTCTCGTTCTTGCGATGGGTCTTGTGTTTCTTGATGTGATTCTCCCATTGATGCTTCTGGTTTTAGGTTTTAtgtgtttgtgtgtttataaAATTCTGTGTGTATAATGAAGATTATATAGAAAACATGACACATGTATTTATGGAAAACGGAAAATCAAtatagaaataatagaaaataaaaaaaaatcacgaaATATAACTTTTTGTTCAAAAGAAACGGCATACTCCTACCAAAAAAGAAACGATGACATATTCTACTGAAAAATGGAAGTTGGTGTTATAATAGAATATTGCATGATGAAAGTGCCATGgcttatttgaaatttttgttgtatACGTGAGATATTGGACATTTTTTGTTAGAGAAAAATTTATAAgacaaatccattcaaaataacaagctataactcaatatttgtttctttgtattttactctctaaaacacttataaatctattcaaatccaaattcaaatcaaATGCTTAATCAAATCCTTACTATTGAATAACACctaattttgaaatctattttaaaatcatagaaccaataacaatgaatttgaatacagattttaaaatcatagaaccaataacactagattttgcttggattttcaaatccattaaaatcatagaaccaataacaccccCTAAGTAATCATTATCTTTTCCTATTTAGGAGCGTATCATAGTAATATATAAGGTTGATATCTGTGAGAATATTCCTTTtatgggggtgattggtagttgctgtaggtgctgtccacagccctatttatttctaaagcaccaaattcagagcaatcaaactttaaatttttttttgaaaccacagctcttgaaataacctacagctgtacaagtgctctgtAGAGCCAAATATCtaaagcaattttttagtgctttccataaaattctacagcaataaaatctaaagtcacagcaaaaagtctacagatttttttctacagcaaaaattttaaagctacaacccTTACCAATCAGaccatatataaaacaaatcgaTTGCACTatctcttaaaaaaattataataaagaaGGTTAAAACACGAGTGAATCACCCGAATATATCTGCAATGTTGTAAAAGAATGGAAAATTTGTCAATGTTATTAATGAgtaatagaggttccttatataaggattataaagtatatgaaaaaggaaattatccaaaacctaatacaacatgaaataggaaaagatctaaaacagatAAATGGAAAACATCCTAAGTCTAAAGTCGGCCAAGGCAtgggccgactctctctcctcggacgccgactctctctcctcctttggCCACGGTTGGGCCTTGTCTTGGTCTTGGTTATGGGCCATCCtcataatgatttataacactcccccttggatgccataaccatatgagtttgtatcatgcacgacgttgcctcattaaaacctctctagtaaaaccaaaaacccaaggtgggaaaaaatggaaaccgtagacaggaacaagagtacaacacatggcactccccctgatgaaggcatcactgaagatccttcaactggcgcattcctatctgatgaaccagcttcctgaacgttGAGGTCGGCAGAGACTTAGTGAACAGATCGGCCGAATTGTCACTGGACCGAACCTGAACCACTTCAACTTCTTTAGCCTTCTGCAGGTCgttggtgaagaagaacttaggcaagaTGTGTTTCGTTCTATCTCCCTTAACGTATCCATCTTTGAGCTGAGCTATACAAGCTACATTGTCCTCATAGATGATCGTTGGTTCTTCCTTTTCCTTTCCCACGGCCAAGCCACTCTCCCTTAGgatatggccggtcatgttcctcaaccaaacaagctctcggcttgcttcatacatggctatgataTCGGCATGATTAGATGATGGTGCCACTAAGGTTTGTTTTGTGGACCGCCAACTTACTGCAGCCCCACTGTGTATAAACACATAACctgtctgagatctagcattgtgtgggtcagataagtacccaaCATCTGCATATCCAGCCATGTTCTCTTTTGGCCGATCGGTATAGAACAATCCGAGATCggttgttccttgcagatatctgaacagatgttttaTTCCGTTCCAGTGCCTAAGTGTCGGACATGAACTGAATCTAGACAGTAAACTCACGGCAAAACTAATGTCCGGTCTTGTATGGCTAGCCAAATACATTAAGGCTCCAATGGCACTTAGATAAGGTATTTCCGGCCCGAGCATATCCTCGTCCGGCTTCCTTGGTCCGAATGGatccttctcaaggtctaaggacATCACGACCATAGGACTCGACAAGGAATGAGCCTTGTCCATATTAaactgcttgagtatcttttctgtatatgtcttttgatgcacaaggattccattattcacatactcaaattgcagtcccaaacagaacttagtttttcctaagtctttcatttcgaattctttctttagacattcgaccgtttgggaaatctctccaggggTTCCAATCACATTCAGGTCGTCCAGATAGACATACATAATCACGAAGCCCTTGCTGTCAAatctctttataaagatacatggacttattggatcgttcttataacCTTCTTTCATTAGGTACTCTGATAATcggttgtaccacattcgacctgattgtttcaaaccgtaCAAGGATTTATTCAGCTTAATACAATgatgttctcgagaacctttcttatctttgagctcaataccctctggaactctcatatgaatttcattatccagtggaccgtaCAGATACacagttactacatccattaggcgcagATCAAGCTTTTctttcacggccagactgatcaaGTATCGTAATGTAGTTGcgtccaccacaggggaataagtttcctcataatctattcctggtctctgtgagaatccttgtgctacaagccgtgctttgtatctcactacttctcctttctcatttctctttctcacaaagacccatttgtatcccactggtttgacatctctaggtgTCACGGTTATAaggccaaaaacgcctcttttctttaatgattctaactccacgtttatagcttctttccatttgatccaatctgatttttgcatgcattcatatatggacgtgggttctagatcctcatctttttccatgatctcaagtggtactttataagcaaaaatatcatcgacgtcgatatcatttctgttccatttcgttccagacattatatggtttatagagatctcttgattgtcTGGCCCTTGTGTCCCATGAAGTTCGGCGTCCCGAACCCCATTATTTGGAACGGTCGGATCATTAGTCATGGACGGCTCACTTGGCTCGACCGTCTGGGTCGGCTCGGCCGGTCCATCAATGTTCTGGacggtttccttgatgctctcggatccagcacctctcttggacttccgaggctgtttatctttggaaccaataggtctaccacgtttgagacattgtttagactctgtagccacttgaccttGTCCCTTCTGGACATCTATTCgtattggtgcattacaagccgggataTACGATTTTGTCACTcgatttgggtcagcaaatgaatctggcagttgattagctagcttttgaagatgtataatcttttggacttccatatcacattctttagtccgaggatcttgccaagatattgatggtcgAGACCATTCGATTTCTTTGCTCAACCGGCCGTTATCTCCCCTTAAggtcggatatgtggactcatcaaactgtgagtctgcgtatctggccttaaacaaatcaccggttgttggctcaagatactttataatacttggggagtcatatcctacgtatattcccatcctcctttgtggtcccatttttgttctctgtggtggagcaattggaacgtagacggcacatccaaatgttttaatgtgggacacgtctggctcatgacccgtgagTAACTGGGATggcgaatatctatgctcatggcctgatgcgaatcagttctgcTGCATGTAATACGGCATGTCCCCACGCTGATACCGGGAGTTGAGACCGCATGAGCAATGGTctggctatcagctggatacgtttaatgaatgattcggccaagccgttctgcgtatgtacatgtgccacagagtgttctacacttacccccatggacatacaataatcattaaacgtttgggacgtaaactcaccagcattgtctagacgtatagtctttaaaggaaagtctggaaagtgtgctctcagtcttattatctgagcaagcagGCGTGCGAATGCCAAATTCCGTGTGGACAGTAGgcagacatgcgaccatctggtcgatgcatcaattaGGACCATGAAATACCGAAACGTCCCactaggtgggtgtattggtccacatatgtctccctgaatcctttccagaaaatttatgatctctttattaactttggctggtgatggcctggttatgagtttcccttgtgcacatgctgcacatgtgagattgtaTGGGACAACTCCTTTGAACGTGTGCCCTTGTGAGTTCATCATcaactttcgcatcatgttagtaccgggatggccaagccggttatgccataaagtgaaatTGTCGCAGGCATTAAcctcgatcatactgacctTTGCATAGTATAGGCCAGTAGACATTGCAGGTAAGGTTTCTAGGATCCTTTTATAGCCTTTGGTGATTGAAATTATATTAAGGAAttctttatttccttcttcccatgtttcaagatggaaaccgttcaatcttatgtctttgaaactcaataggctccttttagagcttggggaatacaaggcatTTCTGATCTCTAGATGAGTGCCCTTAGGCATCAACACATAAGcatggccgtgaccttcaatcaggtcGGCTACACCTGCAATGGTGTGTACgtttgcactttgcattgtgagatttaagaaatatctttTATCTCTAAGAATTgtatgacttgtgccactatccaccacgagTATGCTCATTTCGtcattcatttctataaataagattTCATTTCTCAGAGACTTCAAAACTTTCATTTATTAAAGTTGCAGAACaccgaaaataaaaaaacaccaaatcaatcataaaacaatcataaagcaataaaaaTAAGTCGTATCGAAAAATTAGtctttgagacaatcagaagtctcaaagTCCATAAGGTCGTCATTTGCAACATCAGATTCTTTATCAGCCTCATAACCGGAATCATGGACCAtttgcctccgggttcttgtctttaagactttcttggtagagctcacataagtgcttaggagtcctacaattcttggcccaatggttgctcatcccacatctgtgacaaacggatttggttgagtaagacggtttggatatACCGCCTCGACCTCGTCCATATCCGCCTCGGCCACGGCCgggattggaaccacgaccacggttattgtggtttcctttccggccggCCAAGTACTTATCTCGACCGTTCGAGTAATTGTCACGGTTCCTGTATCCACCACGGCCTTTGCCGTGTGATCTCTTATCATTCTGGATGTAATTGAACTCGTTgggatttttcttttcaacttcATTGGCCTCTGGTAATGGGGCAGATCCGACAGGTCTAgcttcactgttcttcatcaggagctcattgtttgcctcggccagtagcaggcacgagatcagatcagtgtatgtggcGAAGCCTTTCATTCTGTACTGCTGCTGCAGGATTTTGTTTGAGGAATGAAACGTAGAGAATGTTTTCTCAAGCAACTCTTCttcggttactacttcaccacaaagtctcagcatgGAGACCGTCTTGAACAAGACTGAATTGTACTCATCCACTGACTTATAATCcatgaatcttagattcttccagTCATTTCTAGCTTTTGGGagtaacaccgttttctggtgatcatatctatgatgtaaagcatcccaaagctctagtggattttccatcgtAATGTattgatcttttagaccttcaatgaggtgatggcgtataatacttatagccTTGTACCGATTCTTGTCGgtctcattgttgtccttgATGATTGTATCACCAAGACCTTTTGACGTTAAgctgatctttgtatctagctCCCATTGCAAgtagttatctccggagagattaaaGGCTGCGTAGTCTCTatttgagattttcgacatctgaatcacatcatcatttcaatttaggttcacaatgtgatcatgtggccgcatggtataacaagctcggccacaaacttgtcttacgcatctatgagaaaacaatcaatctaatcgaccatggtgcgaacAATCCTAATATTTGATCCTATATGTACCAGAGAGATTAAGGCCACACGGTCATATGAATTTCAAtgcaatcagattcaaattcatTATGTTTCTACAtgctggtcgatttcattaatCAATACGAATGCAATTCAATTCAAATTCATATGTAATGCAATCAACCTTAGCAATTGATTTAtgaattttagggtttcaacTTTTAAAACTAGAGTTGCCGGTTTTAATtaaaggtttcaaggcctttaggattcAATTTCTAGATCAGATTACTTCAATCAATCTAACAATCCTAAAACCTCAAATCAATCAATTCAATCAATAAAAATTGAATTCAgttctttagggtttagggtttcgatttctaaattagggtttctcaaaatcaaatcaGGAACAATCAATTCAAGTTCTAAGGAATCGATTTCTATCTTTCTAGTTAAGAGATTACCGATTTTAATCTtgtaggttttagggttttgatcaaGATCAAAGTTTCCATAATTATGGATTAGGGTTTCTTATCAATCTAGGTTCTCAGATTAAGTTATACCTTTGTTTTGTAGGGTTTAGAACCGGACcacctttagagagagagagaggacgaacGGATGCAATCGGGTCGCGGATGGGACGATCGCGGGCTGGAGGCGTCTCGGCTGCGAGCTACGCGGAGATCGGGTCGGATGCGATCGCGTCTCGGGTGTGGATCGCGAGCTGGACGGTTCTTCTGAGCTGGAACGTGATCTGAGAACGTCTAGGATTCAAGAGGGATCTTCTGAGTTCTTGGATGAACTAAGAacgtgattagggtttagggttttggttgTGGTCGCCGGTTTTAGCTTTTAGGGTTTGAGAGGTTTCGATTTGTCTCAGGGATCTAGAgacgatcgtgctgataacgtgttgtaaaagaatgaGAAATTTGTCTGTGTTATTAATGAgtaatagaggttccttatataagaaTTACAAAGtatatgaaaaaaagaaattatccaaaacctaatacaacatgaaataggaaaagatctaaaacagatAAATGGAAAACGTCCTAAGTCTAAAGTCGGCCAAGGCAtgggccgactctctctcctcggacgccgactctctctcctcctttggCCACGGTTGGGCCTTGTCTTGGTCTTGGTTATAGGCCATCCAAAATTTATAACATGCTATATATTATGAGACCGAACAATACGTGGGACTTTAGTTCTAAATTGATTTTAGGCTGTTGCCATAGTTTGTTAATATTTGtgagggatttttttttttaattggttacACCGTTTGCTAAACATATATTGTGATATCTAATTTAAAGCGTATACCTATATTTGATACTAGGGTAGGCCTACCCTTCGGGCggatgaatatatttaaaatatttttattctcaactgaaattaaataaattttcatgtttttattaaaacaatttatcaaattatttgactatttattttaaaaattggaaaattatttaatcgttaaaagatttataaaaatttattattttgcttTCTTTTAAGTATAGTTTTAGACTAACTATCGATGAttcatgtttttgtatttttattttatgttctgtgttttaacttttaacaaaacaatactaaagattgtAGCTTTGGTCACtgaatgaccaaaaaaaaactttggtttTGTACCTAAACGGCATAGGTCGTTTCTTAATACATTAGATTCTCTCTAAGTTCTATATTGCGtgcatatttattatttttatctctctctaaagcttgTGTTGTTTTCATGTTTATCATGTTAATCTCTTTTCCGTGTTGCATTCAAACCCAACGTCTTTTTAAGACATCTGCATGGCGCAAGGCACAAAGCTCATCACCATTGAACACCAAGGGCTATTTTAAAACCCAGTTCATGGGTTTGTACTTTTATTGATCTGACATGACTTATTGTCCTAGACTGGAAGTAGATTGATTCTAACTGGTCATGTTACGTACTGATTAATTCCGTAGTTTTATAGTTACATTTGCATTAAGCATTGAAAAAAAGATTGACGGTAGCGGTTCCTTTGGACTGTCATCGTAAAATGCCAATCATGCATCTGTCCATCTTCCTAGCTTCCAAGTTCCAACCAAAGACATTCAGAGACAAATGTTACAATAGAAGATAAATTTGAAAGCAATAAAATTGAGGAAACAACTGTGTATTTTGGGCCCAATGCCAGTCTGGGCTTTCAAAATCACGTTAAAAACATTTAACACTCTGCTCCAACGGTTAATAATGACCATGGATCCCTTATACTATTTCAACGGTCAGTATGTCTCATTCTTCGTCTATCTATTAAAAAAGCTCGTCTTTCGATTAAACAAAATTTCAGCATTCCAGACCCTTCCAtttaagctctttttttttttttggttcaaactgaaattcattaatttaaaaaaacctAAGTTGGGCTTAGGGCCCAAAGAACATGTTTTGCCATCGAATCAGCCCGTAAATTGGCCGTTCGAGgaatgaaagaaaaaacaacAGACTTGAAAGCATGCGTTAGAAGGTAGATATCAGTTAATACGCCATAAATTCAAGCTTCTTTTCCTTCTTGTTGATTGTGTTGATGAGAATCTGAGAATCTGATTGAAGAGCAACTTCATCAATTCCGTGAGCAAGAGCAAAGTTCATGGCGGTAAGAACCGCCAAAGTTTCTGCCATGAGTGGCGAGGAGACCAAAGTCGAGCTCGCTGCGTGGTGTGATGTCGAGACCAGATCATCAATTATCCAACCAAAACCTGCGTCGCCCGTTGCTGGATTCCAGGCCGCGTCTGTGGAGATCGTGGTGAGTCCGACGGTTCTAGGGTTTGGTTCAATTCTGATCAAAGGTGTCGATATCTTTGGGGGAGAGGTGGGCTGGGCCAGTGACCATTCTCTGGCTTCTGTGATCGCCTTGAGGATTGTCTCTTCCGGAGAGAGGTGTCGTTTCTCAAACAGGAGCAAGTTTCGCGAGTGCCAAAGAGATCAGATGATCCAAGCTGCAAGCGTTCCTTCTCCTAGACCCACCGGTGGGAGTGTATGGCGTTTTCGAACCCTTTCCCAGCATTCTTGAAAGTTCTCAACGGAGGGGGAGCTCTGAATCCCTGCAAAAGGAGCCAAATCCCAAACCTTTACTGCGAAGGGGCATTGAAACAGTAGGTGGGTAACTGATTCTTCTTCGTTGCATCGCTTACAGAGGGTAGAGATAGGGATATTGCGGATCGCAAACTGTTCTCCTACTGGTAAAGCACCATGTAGGGATTTCCATatgaagattttgattttttctgtcGTTTTAATTTTCCAGACACTGGAGAGCCAATCTATAGGGGGAGGAAAGCCCGCCGGGATTGGTTCAGATATTGCTTCTGTAGTTGACAAGTACCCTGATCGCGTAGAGTACACTCCTGAGGGGTTTTTTAGCCATACCATCTCATCTGCAACTCCTAGCTTGCTCGGCTTTATCTTGAGAATTtggtctttatggaaaggtagTAGATGGTTGATTTTCTCTACATCCCAGTCAGACCGCCCCGGAAGTAAAAGGTCTGAGACTTTTAGATGTTGCAGGCCTTCAGGAGCTGGGCCGATCGGTCGTTGTTGCTCACAATGGGACAGCCACGGATCTGACCACACATTTATAGACTCTCCTGATCCAACCATCCATCCTAGCTGCTTATTAAGAAGGTCCCTCCCTACTAGAACACTTCTCCAGCCatgagaagaggaagaggaagaagaagctaatTGTACCTTCAGGAGTGTTTCAGAATGGCAATATTTCCCGAGCAGGCATCTTGCAAGGAGGCACTCAGGGTTCTTTAGAATGCGCCAACTAAGCTTCGCCAATAGAGCGTCATTGAAGGAGGTTATAtctttgaaccctaaaccccctTGTCTCTTTGGTTTGGCCATTTTTTCCCAAGATATCAAAGCCATCTTTCTCTTTCCAGGTTCCGAGTCCCACCAAAACCTGGTTAGTGTAGATTGAATGTTTGCGCATAGAGATTGGGGAAGTTTGAAACAAGACATCGAGTGAGAGGACATTGGCGACAGAACACTCTTTGTCATGATCATCTTTCCTGCCGTGGAGAGGAACTTTGAGGCCCAACTTGCTGCTCTTTGTTTGACTCTATCAACCACAGATGCAAATAAGTCCTTCTTCTTCCTGCCGAAATGTTCAGGGAGGCCGAGGTATTTCCCAACACCCCCCTCTTTTTCAATTCCCAAAGTTGCTTTCATTAGTACTCTAGCCGTTTGGGGAGttctttttgagaaaaaaactgAGGACTTTTGCTTGTTGATAAGCTGACCTGAGACTGATTCATAGGTTGAGAGTAACGACTTTAAAGCTTCAGCATTCTTCTTGTTTGCCTTGCAGAAAAACATTGTATCGTCAGCGAAAAGGAGGTGATTGAGTGATGGA
Protein-coding regions in this window:
- the LOC125586150 gene encoding uncharacterized protein LOC125586150, translating into MKNSEARPVGSAPLPEANEVEKKNPNEFNYIQNDKRSHGKGRGGYRNRDNYSNGRDKYLAGRKGNHNNRGRGSNPGRGRGGYGRGRGGISKPTRRQMVHDSGYEADKESDVANDDLMDFETSDCLKD